A window from Chrysemys picta bellii isolate R12L10 chromosome 2, ASM1138683v2, whole genome shotgun sequence encodes these proteins:
- the LOC101949178 gene encoding tumor necrosis factor receptor superfamily member 16-like, translated as MQLTRVPLCLVLLGQLFPGKVSARQGCKSGRFTSLGDCCDPCPPGYGVAVPCGSSNTVCEPCRENGTFSSSSSATEPCQPCSRCPVAEACTPTRDTVCAPQCPPGHYLHAENGTSSRCLPCQVCGPGYGAATPCGPTNNTICQKCPEGFYSEEKSDSAPCLPCRLECHKDEVMIRACSPVSDTLCMDRELQILKRTDGDSRKEHPKKPPLSESEGSASPNNSSEFLPPLPDNSKNIIPVYCSILAAVVVGLLAYVAFKCWNTCKQKKQLAKARAGELGASPEGEKLHSDSGVFLDTHSLQEHHPLSKAHRAEPRLYSALPPHKQEEVEQLLESSSHGKDWRCLASQLGYEEEAIDTFSRGEAPAHTLLSDWAAKEGATLEALCAALAGIERPDVVENLTGPAEASSVV; from the exons GTTTCAGCCCGCCAAGGCTGCAAGAGCGGACGCTTCACCTCCCTTGGGGACTGCTGTGACCCTTGCCCCCCGGGCTATGGGGTGGCCGTCCCGTGTGGCAGCTCCAACACGGTGTGCGAGCCCTGCAGAGAGA ATGGGACgttctcctccagcagcagcgccACGGAGCCGTGCCAGCCGTGCTCACGGTGCCCGGTGGCAGAGGCGTGCACCCCCACCCGCGACACTGTGTgcgccccccagtgcccccccggCCACTACCTGCACGCGGAAAACGGGACCAGCAGCCGGTGCTTGCCTTGCCAAGTGTGCGGGCCGGGCTACGGGGCAGCAACGCCGTGCGGGCCTACGAACAACACCATCTGCCAAAAATGCCCGGAGGGCTTTTACTCGGAGGAGAAGAGCGACTCGGCGCCGTGCCTGCCCTGCCGGCTGGAGTGCCACAAGGACGAGGTGATGATCCGGGCCTGCAGCCCCGTGTCGGACACGCTGTGCATGG ACAGAGAGCTGCAGATCCTGAAGCGCACGGATGGGGACTCCCGCAAGGAGCACCCCAAGAAGCCTCCGCTGTCTGAGTCAGAGGGCAGCGCCTCCCCCAATAACTCTTCCGAGTTCCTCCCGCCGCTGCCAGACAACAGCAAGAACATCATCCCCGTCTACTGCTCTATCCTGGCCGCGGTGGTGGTGGGGCTCCTGGCCTACGTGGCTTTCAAATG CTGGAACACCTGCAAGCAGAAGAAACAGCTGGCCAaagccagggctggggagctAGGGGCCTCCCCCGAGGGTGAAAAGCTGCACAGCGACAGTGGCGTCTTCCTCGACACGCACAGCCTGCAGGAGCACCACCCGCTCAGCAAGG CGCACAGGGCCGAGCCCCGGCTGTACAGCGCCCTGCCACCCCACAagcaggaggaggtggagcagctgctggagagcTCCAGCCACGGCAAGGACTGGCGCTGCCTGGCCAGCCAGCTGGGCTACGAGGAAGAGGCCATCGACACCTTCAGCCGGGGCGAAGCCCCCGCCCACACCCTCCTCTCCGACTGGGCCGCCAAAGAGGGGGCCACGCTGGAGGCCCTGTGCGCAGCCCTGGCCGGCATCGAGCGGCCGGACGTGGTGGAGAACTTGACCGGCCCAGCTGAGGCCAGCTCGGTGGTGTAA